GGCGGGCGAGCGCCCGGTCGACCAGGTCGTCGATCTCGTGCGGACCCATGTCCGCGGCGCAGTCGAGGATTGTCCGTACCGGGTCGGTGCACGGGATCCCGCGCCGGACGGCAAGCCGGGACGTTATGCGGCTGCGAACGACCCGGACTCCCTCGACGTCTCTCACCTTCGTGTGCGGGATCGTCACGGTCGGCCGGGTTGCCGGCGCCGGCCGGGTCGCGTGCGCCGGCGGTGGTGCGTCGGCCAGGCCCCACAGCCACGCCGCGGAGAGGTGCGACGCCGCCGCCTGCCGCCCGCACGCGAGAACCGCAGCACGGAGATCTCCCAGCGGACCCGGCGGCGACCCGGTAAGCCGGTAGACCCCTCGGGTCTGGCGGACCCAGGCGCCGGTCCGGAGTCGGCTGACGATCTGCTGCTCCGTCAGCCCGAGCCTGAGTGCCTCCTGGCGGCTAATGACGCCCTGATGCCTTGCGAGCCAATCTCTGACGCCGTTCTCAACATCAGATATCATGAGACGACATTAACTAGGGAGTGGCTTCAGGGCAACTGGGTAACTTAAATATCCTCTCAGCATATTTAGGTTACCCACTCCCATCGGATGACCGCTGAACCCGCACGACCGAGCCGATCCGCCGTAGCACCCGGCCCCATCCACCCGGCCCATCCACCCGGCCCACCCACTCCGCCACACCACCCCCACGATCCCGGGCCGCCACGGCAGAATGACCCCATGGCCGAGTTCGCCCTCATCACCGGGCTCTCCGGCGCCGGCCGCTCTCAGGCCGCCGCGACCCTCGAGGACCTCGGCTGGTTCGTGATCGACAACATCCCGACGCCCCTGATCACGAAGGTGGCCGACCTGGTCGAATCCCCCGGGACCACGATCGAGCGCATCGCCCTGGTCGTCGGCCGTGATGCCCAGCAGCTCGACGATCTGGAGGCGGCCGTCGGCCATCTCCGCGGCCGCGGCTCGAAGGTCCGCACCCTGTTCCTGGAGGCGTCCGACGACGTGCTGATCCGCCGTTTCGAGGGGACCCGCCGGCGGCACCCTCTCGGACAGGAGGGGGTGACCGAGGCGATCTCCCTGGAGCGGGAGCGGCTGCAGCCGATACGGGCCATGGCGGACGTCGTGGTCGACACGTCGGATCTCCACGTCAACCAGCTACGCGACCGCCTCCTCGATCTCTTCACCGCGGATCGTTTGGAGCGACTGCAGGTGTCGGTGATGTCGTTTGGGTTCAAGCACGGCCTCCCGCTCGACGTCGATGACGTGTTCGACGCGCGGTTCCTGCCCAACCCCCACTGGGTGGACGAGCTCAGGCCGCTGACCGGGCTCGACGAGGCCGTGAGGGCGTACGTGTTCGAGCAGCCCGACGCCAAAGAGTTCCTCAACCGGATCGACGACCTCCTGGGATTCCTGTTGCCGGGCTACATAAGGGAAGGCAAGTCGTACCTGACGGTCGCCATCGGTTGCACCGGCGGGCGCCACAGGTCCGTGGCCCTGGCCGCCGAAGTCGCGCAGCGCCTGCGTGCGCGGGGGTATGAACCATCGGTGATCCATCGGGACATCGACCGGTGACCCCCCCGACACCGGTCACCCCCCCGACACCGGTCACCCCCGCAAAGGACCCCCGCCGGCGCCCGCGCGTCGTCGCCCTCGGAGGCGGACACGGCCTCGCCACCACCCTCCAGGCCGCCCGCCTCTACGCCGGCGAGCTCACGGCGGTCGTGTCGGTAGCCGACGACGGTGGATCCAGCGGCCGGCTCCGCCAGATCGCGGGCATCCCCGCCCCCGGCGACCTGAGGCGCTGCCTGGTCGCGATGGCGGGCGCCGACGCGGACTCGACCTGGGCCCGCGCTTTCGAGTACCGGTTCCCCTCGGGGGACCTCGAGGGTCACGCGCTCGGCAACCTCCTGATCACCGGCCTGGCGAACGTCACCGGCGACTTCGGGGAGGCCCTCCAACTCGCCTCGTCGCTGCTCGGGACGGTGGGCCGGGTGCTCCCCGCCACGGCCACGCCCGTGGTGCTGAAGGCCGACGTCGCCGGCACTGAAGTCCTCGGGCAGGTCAACGTCTCCGAGTCGCCGGGCACCATCTCTGGTGTCTCGATCGTCCCGCCCGACGCTCCCGTCCCCGCCGAGGTTCTCGCGGCGATCGCCGGCGCAGACCAGATCGTCATCGGGCCCGGGTCTCTTTTCACGAGCGTCCTCGCCGTGTGCGTCGTGCCGGGGATACGCGACGCCCTCGAAGCCCGACGCCAAGCCAACGCCGGCGCGCGATCCATCGTCTACGTCTGCAACCTGCGTCCCCAACCCCCCGAGACCGCCGGCTTCACGCCGGCGGACCACCTGCGCGCGGTCCTCGGTCACGGGGTGCCGGTGGATGCGATGATCACACACGACCCGGCGGCTCCCGAGCAGCTGGACGGAATCCGCGTCGTGCGCGCCCCCGTCAACCGGCCCGACGGCGCAGGACACGCCCCCGCACGTCTGGCCGCTGTGCTTCGCCGGCTGACATAGTGACCGGCGCTAAGAGAAGAAGGAGTCGATGATGGCGATTCGAGTAGGGATCAACGGTTTCGGCCGAATCGGTCGCAACTTCGTGCGATCGGCGCTGCAGCAGGCGGCGAGTGACCCATCGGCCCCCGAGGTGACGGTCGTCGGTGTCAACGACCTGGTCCCCACCGCCACGAACGCCCACCTCCTCAAGTACGACTCGACGCAGGGAACGCTCGAG
The DNA window shown above is from Acidimicrobiales bacterium and carries:
- a CDS encoding type IV toxin-antitoxin system AbiEi family antitoxin domain-containing protein: MISDVENGVRDWLARHQGVISRQEALRLGLTEQQIVSRLRTGAWVRQTRGVYRLTGSPPGPLGDLRAAVLACGRQAAASHLSAAWLWGLADAPPPAHATRPAPATRPTVTIPHTKVRDVEGVRVVRSRITSRLAVRRGIPCTDPVRTILDCAADMGPHEIDDLVDRALARRLARVDDLVHAVERSAEFRRHPGRVTLAARLVPR
- the rapZ gene encoding RNase adapter RapZ translates to MAEFALITGLSGAGRSQAAATLEDLGWFVIDNIPTPLITKVADLVESPGTTIERIALVVGRDAQQLDDLEAAVGHLRGRGSKVRTLFLEASDDVLIRRFEGTRRRHPLGQEGVTEAISLERERLQPIRAMADVVVDTSDLHVNQLRDRLLDLFTADRLERLQVSVMSFGFKHGLPLDVDDVFDARFLPNPHWVDELRPLTGLDEAVRAYVFEQPDAKEFLNRIDDLLGFLLPGYIREGKSYLTVAIGCTGGRHRSVALAAEVAQRLRARGYEPSVIHRDIDR
- the yvcK gene encoding uridine diphosphate-N-acetylglucosamine-binding protein YvcK codes for the protein MTPPTPVTPPTPVTPAKDPRRRPRVVALGGGHGLATTLQAARLYAGELTAVVSVADDGGSSGRLRQIAGIPAPGDLRRCLVAMAGADADSTWARAFEYRFPSGDLEGHALGNLLITGLANVTGDFGEALQLASSLLGTVGRVLPATATPVVLKADVAGTEVLGQVNVSESPGTISGVSIVPPDAPVPAEVLAAIAGADQIVIGPGSLFTSVLAVCVVPGIRDALEARRQANAGARSIVYVCNLRPQPPETAGFTPADHLRAVLGHGVPVDAMITHDPAAPEQLDGIRVVRAPVNRPDGAGHAPARLAAVLRRLT